From one Salmo salar chromosome ssa09, Ssal_v3.1, whole genome shotgun sequence genomic stretch:
- the hivep2b gene encoding transcription factor HIVEP2, with protein MESLETTAEVKRSKEALDKTVPQRKSAAPEPTTAQTKIPPSADSEGEGWHLCPEPEKDQSRTTCCSTDMSDSGKLRQLEGKSLRQLQDQPCSHPHYNVLTSYPPQERQTVPFARQKTADHLLSALPLVSCEGPSPQRSSASLPVSLQHCSQSGIEELSKEVCSKMEQKQQQRPGKYVCDYCGRACAKPSVLKKHIRSHTGERPYPCVPCGFSFKTNSNLYKHRKSHAHSVKAGTVPFSELGSYNANMEDQGSLEGEVEFYSDAEQSSDTDEDDSSLLDTVSVEEPDSTTAVKVLNLIAQKQGVTLASTLSEDGSPRLLEINAAQAPAVSQVSRAIQSSAIKQRLALRLSEKRSSDTDTSLSLPSQGSKGSTDSGYFSRSESAEHQTGGPPNTNTKSYQEIMFGKCYKPNPKQQSITVVTCRTDLMSNCKTSERGVSRVFTQEKESMVESIRINTHSFTREDIKEAQLELSDSGQLVRSNSMPTSSVACQDMSQGLRGSHSFDERASPGGIRRLTRQAAFEHSAHDGPPDHYGNISDISNLGVEMESFTIQQKQAMEYATRKRRKENCVAEEEDVGGQYHTDYDHSEEMRDCDSKQTSQGALTTTSSVKGHAQSVHTQDRTQCDRLEREMWEKREREERRSVGNVISVIQHTNSLTRSLSEQSDSYNYQRQDKASSMDVVEQTETREMHKRTEIFVHQLSDSRLLDKSYQMTPKLVRQSNIPVPEIRVTVEPDSPEKEKAAEVKQVKVKEPDRHIEEFQWPQRSETLSQFPPEKLPPKKKRLRLADLEHSSGESSFESACTSLSRSPSQDSNLSYCSSFSFDREEKEREVIPKPASPAARQDEFGKALEFLAVPGSGHSLSVLNQRQQHEMRRTSSEQAPCHTQCRELPEVRSVSFDYGSLSPTAKVRHAELSASYSEPRRGNLVRQESLNVNLEFAHPVLPLNILPQYLSSALSFSATALHSQSLPMFAPQPSHSGLLVPVRIQTHVPSYGSITYTTVSQIVEDPFKSVNSTRTSFLTSHFANLATNLDTSNLLLGHPRGLLTSPVQVQVLDLPPAKLKTGIPLSLTSRTISTTNCGSSGGSNKRMLSPASSLDLFMEVKQQKRVKEEKMYGEIVEELGAVELGNYNVTEENKHSLKSEFQSDTNQGASLSGFPSKSSLSPSSSLHSHNEPASGSFISPQQQGSESPDFPMDNSPTEASLHPHALLSLKDFNESGMDSKAQMEVLVQLVKGQGILISDGENTKRISQFPSLRTMTAVSWCYLNYTKPNSTHSSSPLSSVYATWCISSHNPNPPNLNTSATLALLRSKQTTNTWLYTMAAMYQPGTGKLVSSSLLWRQQLGLLQSKPELKELEGSSYGRKVKDASCRVKAGKEDWKEREVSSKQTAAPTPTPTPTPTPTPTPTRIKIFEGGFKSNEDYVYVRGRGRGKYICEECGIRCKKPSMLKKHIRTHTDVRPYVCRVCNFAFKTKGNLTKHMKSKAHMKKCLELGVSVTVDDTETLESDDIQQDLKTGVLSTAKHQFSDADDSDGMDEEIDDIDEDDDDDDDYDCDSTPKILSRSTSPQPCGVASLSVTATAVIQGVSSDVHGCPLSTFHPLPSCLSTYTLPSVDIHPHPHPTSTLPGIDVHPHPGPPSTVRRTGPDRRTVLASSLDKEDCSLAMLSPDQGCLFFDPYPTCLLSPGWESPLREPPNSRLCYPSPRRDLSSRGRSSPRWDTSPLRPSSPNLTPIQHLFPACMERPLSPGGVDLAGRRQRVVLRAVSPRRGGSQHRDSGDKTRQQAKAEVVQQGGAIEMDMDQRRSVPPCLPGSTCSSCPRQNLFSHLPLHSQQQAGTLLPMVPIGGIQVLCSLPSCSSDRTHLSALSPQKTELHQDSTKEGSVRLAALGAEDSGAQQQGRERGMEREREMERGVERETGMGRERLSPLQTPWDSEEENPPVSVLTVRNPKQEEVLQTCTKAIASLRITSEEHL; from the exons ATGGAGTCACTAGAAACTACTGCAGAGGTGAAACGCTCTAAAGAGGCTCTGGATAAGACAGTTCCCCAGAGAAAGTCAGCAGCACCAGAACCTACGACTGCCCAAACTAAAATACCCCCCTCGGCTGATTCGGAAGGGGAGGGGTGGCATCTATGCCCAGAACCTGAGAAGGACCAGAGTAGAACCACATGTTGTTCAACAGATATGTCTGACTCAGGGAAACTAAGACAATTAGAAGGGAAATCACTACGCCAATTACAGGATCAACCCTGCAGTCATCCTCATTACAACGTATTAACCTCATATCCAccacaggagagacagacagttcCCTTTGCTAGACAGAAAACAGCAGATCACTTGCTTTCTGCACTGCCACTTGTCAGCTGTGAAGGGCCCTCTCCTCAGAGGAGCTCCGCCAGTTTACCCGTGTCTCTCCAACACTGTTCCCAGTCAGGAATAGAGGAACTATCCAAGGAGGTGTGTAGTAAGATggagcagaagcagcagcagagacCTGGAAAGTATGTTTGTGATTATTGTGGGAGGGCATGTGCCAAACCCAGCGTACTTAAGAAGCATATTCGCTCACATACTGGGGAGAGACCCTACCCATGCGTGCCCTGTGGTTTCTCCTTCAAAACCAACAGCAATTTATACAAACACAGAAAATCTCATGCTCACTCGGTCAAAGCTGGTACAGTGCCATTTTCAGAACTGGGTTCTTACAATGCCAACATGGAGGACCAGGGATCTTTAGAAGGAGAAGTAGAGTTCTACTCTGATGCTGAGCAGAGCTCGGACACGGACGAAGACGATTCATCGCTCTTGGACACTGTTTCAGTGGAGGAACCAGATAGCACCACTGCTGTTAAAGTACTGAATCTCATTGCCCAGAAACAGGGAGTTACATTAGCATCAACATTATCTGAGGATGGTTCACCCAGGCTCTTGGAGATCAATGCTGCTCAAGCTCCAGCTGTTTCTCAGGTCAGCCGTGCAATCCAATCTAGCGCCATCAAGCAGAGGCTGGCACTACGGCTCTCAGAGAAAAGGAGCAGTGACACTGACACATCTCTCTCCCTGCCTAGCCAGGGAAGCAAAGGCAGCACAGACTCAGGCTACTTCTCACGCTCTGAGAGTGCTGAACACCAAACAGGTGGTCCTCCCAACACAAACACCAAGTCCTATCAAGAGATAATGTTTGGAAAGTGTTACAAGCCGAACCCGAAACAACAGTCCATAACTGTTGTGACTTGCAGGACAGACTTAATGAGTAATTGTAAGACTTCGGAGCGAGGTGTTTCCCGCGTATTCACACAAGAAAAGGAATCAATGGTTGAATCGATCAGAATAAACACACATTCATTTACAAGGGAGGACATTAAGGAGGCTCAACTAGAGCTCTCTGATTCTGGACAGCTGGTCCGGAGCAACTCGATGCCCACGTCCTCGGTGGCATGTCAGGACATGTCACAAGGCCTGCGAGGCAGCCACTCCTTTGATGAAAGGGCGTCCCCTGGAGGCATTAGGAGACTTACGAGACAGGCTGCCTTTGAACACTCTGCACACGATGGACCTCCTGACCACTACGGAAACATCTCTGATATTTCCAAccttggagtggagatggaaagTTTCACCATCCAACAAAAGCAAGCGATGGAATATGCGACGAGGAAACGGCGGAAGGAAAACTGTGTTGCGGAGGAGGAGGATGTAGGAGGCCAGTATCACACAGACTATGACCACTCTGAAGAGATGAGGGACTGTGATTCAAAGCAAACCTCTCAAGGTGCTCTAACCACTACATCCTCAGTGAAAGGACATGCCCAAAGCGTGCACACACAGGATAGAACACAATGTGATAGACTGGAAAGGGAAAtgtgggaaaagagagagagagaagagagaagatctGTAGGTAACGTCATCTCTGTGATTCAACACACTAACTCCCTTACCAGGTCTCTCTCTGAACAGTCAGATTCTTACAACTACCAGAGACAGGATAAGGCTTCCTCAATGGATGTGGTGGAGCAAACCGAAACTAGAGAGATGCATAAAAGGACTGAGATCTTTGTACATCAGTTGAGTGACAGTAGATTATTAGATAAGTCGTATCAAATGACACCTAAGCTAGTCCGTCAGTCCAACATACCGGTTCCAGAGATCAGGGTGACTGTAGAACCAGACAgtccagagaaagagaaagcagcTGAGGTGAAACAGGTGAAGGTGAAGGAGCCTGATAGACATATAGAGGAGTTCCAATGGCCTCAGAGGAGTGAAACTCTGTCTCAGTTCCCCCCAGAGAAACTCCCTCCAAAGAAGAAGAGACTGCGCTTAGCTGACTTGGAGCACTCCTCTGGCGAGTCTAGCTTTGAGTCGGCTTGTACAAGCCTCTCCCGGAGCCCCAGTCAAGACAGCAATTTATCCTACTGCTCCAGCTTCTCGTTTGaccgagaggagaaagagagagaggttatcCCGAAGCCAGCTTCCCCGGCGGCTAGACAGGATGAGTTTGGCAAAGCGTTGGAGTTCTTAGCGGTGCCAGGAAGCGGccactccctctctgtcctgaACCAACGTCAACAACATGAAATGAGACGTACCTCTTCAGAACAGGCACCGTGCCACACCCAGTGCAGAGAGCTCCCAGAGGTCCGCAGCGTATCGTTTGACTACGGCAGTCTCTCTCCAACGGCCAAAGTTAGACATGCGGAACTCAGCGCCAGCTACTCAGAGCCCAGACGGGGTAACTTGGTAAGACAGGAGTCCTTGAATGTTAACCTTGAATTTGCACATCCAGTCCTTCCGCTAAATATTCTTCCTCAGTACCTCAGCAGTGCCCTGTCGTTCTCAGCCACCGCTCTGCACTCTCAGTCTCTGCCAATGTTCGCCCCTCAGCCATCACACTCTGGTCTCCTAGTTCCTGTTAGAATCCAGACTCACGTGCCATCCTATGGTAGCATCACATACACCACTGTGTCCCAAATTGTAGAAGATCCATTCAAAAGCGTTAACTCCACGAGAACCTCTTTTCTCACTTCTCACTTCGCAAATTTAGCCACAAATTTGGATACATCTAATCTATTATTAGGACACCCTCGAGGACTGTTGACCAGCCCAGTCCAGGTTCAAGTTCTAGATCTGCCCCCAGCTAAGCTGAAGACAggcatccctctctccctgacctcCAGGACGATCTCCACCACCAACTGTGGGTCCAGTGGTGGGTCCAACAAGCGCATGTTGTCTCCGGCCAGTAGCTTGGACCTGTTCATGGAAGTCAAACAGCAGAAACGCGTCAAAGAGGAGAAAATGTAcggtgagatagtggaggagttGGGTGCTGTGGAGTTAGGTAATTATAATGTGACTGAAGAGAACAAGCATAGTTTAAAGTCAGAGTTTCAAAGTGACACCAACCAGGGAGCATCACTGTCAGGCTTTCCTTCAAAATCCTCTTTGTCTCCGTCATCCTCGCTTCATTCTCATAACGAGCCAGCAAGTGGAAGCTTCATCTCACCTCAGCAACAAGGGTCAGAAAGTCCTGATTTCCCTATGGATAACTCCCCAACAGAAGCAAGCCTACATCCACATGCTCTGCTTTCTCTAAAGGATTTCAATGAGTCTGGCATGGACAGCAAGGCACAGATGGAGGTGCTGGTGCAGCTAGTCAAAGGTCAGGGCATCCTCATCTCTGACGGGGAAAACACCAAACGGATATCTCAATTTCCAAGTCTCCGCACAATGACAGCTGTGAGTTGGTGCTATCTGAACTACACCAAGCCAAACAGCACTCACAGcagctctcccctgtcctctgtgTACGCTACGTGGTGCATCAGTTCCCATAACCCCAACCCTCCTAACCTCAACACCAGTGCCACCTTGGCTCTGCTTCGCTCCAAACAGACGACTAACACATGGCTATACACCATGGCTGCCATGTACCAACCTGGGACTGGGAAGCTGGTCTCCTCCTCACTCTTATGGAGACAGCAGCTCGGGCTG CTACAGAGCAAACCAGAGCTCAAAGAGCTGGAAGGGAGCTCCTATGGAAGGAAAGTGAAGGATGCCAGCTGCAGGGTAAAAGCAGGGAAGGAGGactggaaagagagggaggtctCCTCGAAACAAACAGCAGCGCCAACGCCAACACCAAcgccaacaccaacaccaacaccaacaccaacccgGATCAAAATATTTGAAGGAGG GTTTAAGTCCAATGAGGACTATGTGTACGTGAGAGGCCGAGGCCGGGGGAAGTATATCTGTGAGGAGTGTGGCATCCGCTGTAAGAAACCTAGCATGCTGAAGAAACACATACGCACCCACACTGACGTCAGACCCTACGTCTGCAGGGTCTGCAACTTCGCTTTCAAAACTAAAG GAAACCTGACCAAGCATATGAAGTCAAAGGCTCACATGAAGAAGTGTCTTGAACTTGGGGTGTCAGTCACAGTGGATGATACAGAGACACTGGAATCTG ATGACATCCAGCAAGACTTGAAGACCGGGGTCTTGAGCACAGCCAAACACCAGTTCTCAGATGCAGACGACTCCGATGGCATGGATGAAGAGATCGACGATATTGACgaagatgacgatgatgatgatgactacgACTGTGACTCTACTCCCAAGATCCTTTCCCGGAGCACCAGCCCTCAGCCCTGTGGCGTAGCCTCTCTGTCGGTCACAGCTACCGCCGTCATCCAGGGTGTGTCGTCAGATGTCCATGGCTGTCCCCTCAGTACCTTCCATCCCCTCCCCAGCTGCCTCTCAACCTACACCCTGCCTAGCGTCGATAtccacccccacccccatcccACTTCCACCCTGCCGGGCATCGATGTCCACCCCCATCCCGGTCCCCCTTCCACGGTCAGGAGGACAGGGCCAGACCGGAGAACTGTCTTGGCCTCCAGCCTGGACAAGGAAGACTGTAGCCTGGCCATGCTGTCTCCTGACCAGGGCTGTCTGTTCTTCGACCCCTACCccacctgtctcctgtcccccggcTGGGAGTCCCCTCTGAGGGAACCGCCTAACTCCCGCCTCTGCTACCCCTCACCCCGGAGAGACCTCTCCTCTCGGGGACGTTCCTCACCTCGATGGGACACCTCCCCGCTGAGGCCCAGCTCCCCCAACCTCACCCCCATCCAGCACCTCTTCCCGGCCTGTATGGAGAGGCCCCTGTCCCCAGGTGGAGTGGACCTGgcagggaggagacagagggtgGTGCTCAGGGCTGTGTCTCCACGTAGAGGGGGCTCACAAcatagagactctggggataaaACCAGGCAGCAAGCCAAGGCTGAAGTGGTCCAACAGGGAGGAGCCATTGAAATGGATATG GATCAGAGGAGAAGcgtgcctccctgcctgcctgggtCCACCTGCTCCAGTTGTCCCCGTCAGAACCTCTTCAGCCACCTCCCCCTACACTCTCAGCAGCAGGCTGGGACTCTCCTACCCATGGTGCCTATCGGAGGGATCCAGGTACTGTGCTCCCTGCCCTCCTGCAGCTCTGACCGGACCCATCTGTCAGCCCTATCCCCTCAAAAGACTGAGCTCCACCAGGACAGCACTAAGGAGGGATCTGTTCGTCTGGCAGCCCTTGGTGCAGAGGACTCAGGAGCCCagcagcaggggagagagagggggatggagagggagagggagatggagaggggggtggagagggagaccgggatggggagggagaggctGTCCCCCCTCCAGACACCCTGGGACTCTGAGGAGGAGAAcccccctgtctctgtcctcaCGGTCAGGAACCCTAAGCAGGAAGAGGTTCTTCAGACCTGCACCAAGGCCATCGCCTCCCTCAGGATCACCTCTGAAGAGCATCTATAG